ACCGCCCGATACTGAGGAGTTGCTGAGATGTTCAATCGCATATTGGTACCGGTGGACGGTTCGAAGGGTGCCCTCAAGGCGCTGGAGAAGGCCGTCGGCCTGCATCTGCTCACCGGCGCCGAACTCTACGTGCTGTGCGTGTTCAAGCACCACAGCCTGCTCGAGGCATCGCTCTCCATGGTGCGTCCGGAGAGGCTCGACATCCCCGACGACGCCCTCAAGGAGTACGCCACCGAGATCGCCGTGCATGCCAAGAGCGAGGCGGTCGAGCTGGGCGCCGACCCGGCCCGCCTGCGCGCCTTCGTCAAGGGCGGGCGCCCTTCGCGCACCATCGTGCGCTTCGCACGCAAGCG
This portion of the Billgrantia sulfidoxydans genome encodes:
- a CDS encoding universal stress protein → MFNRILVPVDGSKGALKALEKAVGLHLLTGAELYVLCVFKHHSLLEASLSMVRPERLDIPDDALKEYATEIAVHAKSEAVELGADPARLRAFVKGGRPSRTIVRFARKRECDLIVIGAQGTNGEKSLLLGSVAQRVAGSAHCPTLVV